A stretch of Catenulispora sp. GP43 DNA encodes these proteins:
- a CDS encoding AAA family ATPase: MTGVDGHFPLTTKEGWAAFVARGPSAVQLVPDRDWRRQSPADREEYDRSRFEHHARLIVVATPTVRQVTHTGRRLVLLNRGQISARRGIIITGAAGTGKTTAVTQLGLSHELRARRRRTGGEPFLPVVYVTVPPAATAKMLAAEFARFAGLPIPSAFNQASITNAVCDVLGKLGTELVIVDELQNLNLATRAGAETSDQLKYLSERIPATFVYAGLDVEDNGLFTGPRGKQIAGRFAAIEAAPFGYATAGQRQDWHALLATLDEAIRLHRHKPGALLEHAAYLHQRTAGMIGSLSHLVRETAVDAILDGTEKITKAGLERVTLDRAAETAAARHREAVRPRRKVS, from the coding sequence GTGACCGGCGTGGACGGCCACTTCCCGCTGACGACCAAGGAGGGCTGGGCGGCGTTCGTCGCCCGGGGGCCGTCCGCGGTCCAACTGGTCCCGGACCGCGACTGGCGGCGGCAGTCTCCGGCCGACCGTGAGGAGTACGACCGGAGCCGGTTCGAACACCACGCCCGCCTGATCGTGGTCGCGACCCCGACGGTTCGGCAGGTGACCCACACCGGCCGGCGGCTGGTGCTGCTCAACCGGGGCCAGATCAGCGCCCGGCGCGGCATCATCATCACCGGCGCCGCCGGCACCGGCAAGACCACGGCCGTCACCCAGCTCGGGCTGTCCCACGAGCTGCGTGCTCGCCGTCGCCGCACCGGTGGCGAGCCGTTCTTGCCGGTCGTCTACGTCACCGTCCCGCCTGCCGCGACGGCCAAGATGCTCGCCGCCGAGTTCGCCCGCTTCGCCGGGCTGCCGATCCCGTCGGCGTTCAACCAGGCCAGCATCACCAACGCCGTCTGCGATGTGCTGGGCAAGCTCGGCACCGAGTTGGTAATCGTCGACGAGCTGCAGAACCTCAACCTCGCCACCCGCGCCGGCGCCGAGACCTCCGACCAGCTCAAGTACCTGTCCGAGCGGATCCCGGCCACGTTCGTCTACGCAGGACTCGACGTGGAGGACAACGGTCTTTTCACCGGACCGCGCGGCAAGCAGATCGCCGGGAGGTTCGCGGCGATCGAAGCCGCCCCGTTCGGCTACGCCACCGCCGGGCAGCGCCAGGACTGGCACGCTCTTCTGGCCACCCTGGACGAGGCGATCCGGCTGCACCGCCACAAACCCGGCGCCCTGCTGGAGCACGCCGCCTACCTCCACCAGCGCACCGCCGGAATGATCGGCAGCCTGTCGCATCTTGTCCGCGAGACCGCCGTCGACGCCATCCTGGACGGCACCGAGAAGATCACCAAGGCCGGGCTGGAACGGGTCACCCTGGACCGCGCAGCTGAGACCGCCGCCGCCCGACACCGCGAGGCCGTCCGGCCGCGCCGCAAAGTGTCGTGA